The genomic interval GAGTGCGCTGCTGGGTCTGGCCAGTGCCGATCTGCTGCGCCAGGATCCCAGCCTGCAGATAGTGGTGACGGCGCCTTCCCAGGCGACCGTCGCCACACTCTTTGCCCATGCATCGGCCGCGCAGGCAGACACGCCAGAGCGACTGGTGGGCCTGACCTATGTGTCGCCAGACCGAGTGGTTCAAGGGGATGTGCAAGCGGATCTGCTGCTGGTGGATGAGGCCGCCGCCATTCCGACCCCGCTGCTGGAGGCCATCCTGGCCCGTCACAGCCGCATCGTATTTGCCACCACCGAGCACGGCTATGAGGGGACGGGACGTGGCTTTCATCTGCGTTTCAAGCGGGTGCTCGATAGGCAGACCCCGGATTGGCAGGAGCTGCATCTGGCGGAACCCATCCGCTGGAGCCGGCATGATCCGCTGGAACCGCTGATCTTCCGATTGCTCGGCCTCAATGCCGACATAGTGGCACCTCAACCCCCGAAGAGACCGAGTTGGCGACGACTGGAGCAGGAGGTGCTGGCCGGGGATGAGGCTCTGCTCAATCGGGTATTCGGCCTGCTCGTCCTGGCCCATTATCAGACAAGCCCCAGCGATCTGCGGTATTTGCTGGAGAGCCCCGATCTCGACATCCACCTGCTGGAGCAGGAGAGGGAGCTGCTCGGTGTTGCCCTGGTGGCCCGGGAGGGAAACATAGCGCCAGCGCTGGCTCATGACATCTGGGCCGGGCGAAGACGTCCCCGTGGTCATCTGCTGCCCCAGTCGCTGCTGGCACATGCCGGCTTCATCACGGCAGGGGAGCGCACCTATGCCAGGGTGATGCGCATCGCCATTCATCCCGCTTTGCATCGCCTGGGACTGGGTTCTTTGTTGCTGGCGCAGCTGGAAATGCACTACCGCACCCAGGGATACGACTATCTGGGGTCAGCCTTTTCTGCGAGTCCCGATGTGCTGCCATTCTGGCTCAAGGGGGGCTTGACGGTATTGCGCATCGGCCTGCAGCGGGATGCAGCCAGTGGCAGCCATGCGGCCTTGTTGCTCAAACCACTGAAAGCGGAGTTCGATTCGGAGCTGACTCAATGGCGACGGCGCTTCGTGAGCCAGTTG from Aeromonas rivipollensis carries:
- a CDS encoding tRNA(Met) cytidine acetyltransferase TmcA, translating into MSPAEVDLLRQALARTGERRLIWLEGLEADCISRAEPLLGEAVFWLGDGPACHGPLPAAKALQRLGQECDTLVFNAFSGFHPDAFGALAGTLRAGGLLLLLTPPRETWPAYPDPDRLRLVAQPEDAKLAGHGFIARVVRLLTGDPALSLIPPIGGESWRPIGASRPFSTDQVRALPAIHKVLHGHRRRPLVLSADRGRGKSALLGLASADLLRQDPSLQIVVTAPSQATVATLFAHASAAQADTPERLVGLTYVSPDRVVQGDVQADLLLVDEAAAIPTPLLEAILARHSRIVFATTEHGYEGTGRGFHLRFKRVLDRQTPDWQELHLAEPIRWSRHDPLEPLIFRLLGLNADIVAPQPPKRPSWRRLEQEVLAGDEALLNRVFGLLVLAHYQTSPSDLRYLLESPDLDIHLLEQERELLGVALVAREGNIAPALAHDIWAGRRRPRGHLLPQSLLAHAGFITAGERTYARVMRIAIHPALHRLGLGSLLLAQLEMHYRTQGYDYLGSAFSASPDVLPFWLKGGLTVLRIGLQRDAASGSHAALLLKPLKAEFDSELTQWRRRFVSQLPTLLAGELKGLDPELVWLCLRGNAAAEAPDLDEFEYQEIDCFAHHHKPFELCQASLQRWLASRLTALDELLPDERRLLIAPIWQYVPWAELAKTLGVAGKPALIKQLRSLLARLLDKPEPMA